The following proteins come from a genomic window of Priestia filamentosa:
- a CDS encoding DUF2935 domain-containing protein — MTNGFVEKSLDEIRFWSRIMKEHSLFLRLGFRAEDTQLIQEANQFYHLFEQIEQRAHSFTNQIDPTHMKRFNSEVQQVATGIFAFKRKVLGLILNCQMPGANNFPLLVDHISREANYFRKRLMELNEGKLKPLADAIIKENVFFLRIMADHAKFIGHLLDPSERKLVDMARNFSNDFDQLVFQARDLESMKPQSQTVPLLDQFLDENRVSVTSLRDFKKTARELIEECRIKSIIHPLLADHTFREAERFLHIIDMFEAKLKNQNN; from the coding sequence GTGACTAATGGATTTGTAGAGAAATCTTTAGATGAAATTCGTTTTTGGTCAAGAATTATGAAAGAACATTCTTTATTTCTTAGATTAGGTTTTAGAGCAGAAGATACTCAATTAATTCAAGAAGCAAATCAATTCTATCATCTATTTGAACAAATAGAACAAAGAGCACATTCATTTACGAATCAAATAGATCCTACACACATGAAAAGGTTCAATTCAGAAGTTCAACAAGTAGCAACAGGAATATTTGCTTTTAAAAGAAAAGTCTTAGGTTTAATTTTAAACTGTCAAATGCCAGGCGCAAACAACTTTCCTCTTTTAGTTGATCATATTAGCAGAGAAGCTAACTATTTTAGAAAACGATTAATGGAGCTAAATGAGGGAAAATTAAAGCCCCTTGCTGATGCTATTATTAAAGAAAACGTATTCTTTCTAAGAATTATGGCTGATCATGCCAAATTTATAGGCCATCTCCTTGATCCCTCAGAAAGAAAATTGGTAGATATGGCCAGAAATTTCAGTAATGACTTTGATCAATTAGTTTTTCAAGCCAGAGATTTGGAATCTATGAAGCCACAGTCCCAAACTGTTCCTCTTCTTGATCAATTTCTTGATGAAAACCGAGTTTCCGTAACCTCTCTTCGGGATTTCAAAAAGACTGCGAGAGAGCTCATCGAAGAATGTAGAATTAAAAGTATTATTCATCCACTTCTAGCAGATCATACTTTCCGTGAAGCTGAAAGGTTTCTACATATTATTGATATGTTTGAAGCAAAATTAAAAAATCAAAA
- a CDS encoding LysR family transcriptional regulator: METRQIQYFLEVAKREHVTEAADVLHVAQSSVSRQIFNLENELGVKLFIREGRRVKLTPLGRIFFERMKQVWNMMEDAKREVEEHLNPERGIVRIAFPISMAAHTLPSIISSFRTRYPEAKFQMSNALYYDLIDGVITGEFNLAMIAPMPDQEKEKKIKGATLFTENIVALIPIRHPLSDRKSIRLRELKDDPFCVLPEEFIFRKQVVEGCNDAGFSPQIAFEGKDIDALKGLVSAGLGVALMPEMTLIDNTPRSTVMIPISDANLTRTVGVIYPTQRKLLPTESLFYDFLLETYERLNEFRE; this comes from the coding sequence ATGGAGACAAGGCAAATTCAATATTTCTTAGAGGTTGCAAAGAGGGAACATGTAACAGAAGCAGCAGATGTCTTACATGTTGCTCAATCCTCTGTTAGCAGACAAATTTTTAATTTAGAAAATGAATTAGGTGTCAAACTTTTTATACGTGAGGGAAGAAGAGTGAAGTTAACTCCTTTAGGTAGAATCTTTTTTGAACGGATGAAACAAGTATGGAATATGATGGAGGATGCAAAGAGAGAAGTAGAAGAACATTTAAATCCTGAAAGAGGAATCGTTCGAATTGCGTTTCCAATTAGTATGGCTGCTCATACATTACCATCCATCATTTCTTCTTTTCGCACTCGGTACCCGGAGGCTAAATTTCAAATGAGCAATGCCCTTTATTATGATCTAATAGATGGTGTTATAACTGGTGAATTTAATTTGGCTATGATTGCACCAATGCCTGATCAGGAAAAAGAGAAGAAAATTAAAGGAGCTACTTTATTCACAGAAAATATAGTTGCGCTCATTCCTATTCGTCATCCGTTATCTGATCGAAAATCAATTAGATTAAGAGAGTTAAAAGATGATCCATTCTGTGTCCTTCCTGAAGAGTTTATATTTCGTAAACAAGTTGTTGAAGGATGTAATGATGCAGGGTTTTCACCACAAATTGCATTTGAAGGAAAAGATATTGATGCATTAAAAGGATTAGTCTCTGCAGGGCTAGGTGTAGCATTAATGCCAGAGATGACCTTGATAGATAATACCCCTCGGTCTACCGTTATGATTCCCATATCAGATGCGAATCTTACGAGAACAGTCGGAGTGATCTACCCAACACAACGCAAACTATTGCCAACTGAATCTTTATTTTATGATTTTCTACTTGAAACTTACGAAAGGTTAAATGAATTTAGAGAGTAA
- a CDS encoding zinc metallopeptidase, translated as MLFHPMDIFIFIALGISIWAQFRVKGNFNKWAEVSTKTRMSGAEVARKILDDNGLQAVSIEVVPGKLSDHYDPMNRVIRLSEEVYYGCSIASVSVASHEVGHAIQHQQSYKALVVRHKIFPLANLASGIAPFMFLGGMLLQQLSLIGVGILFFSAAVAFQLITLPVEFDASKRARNLMLSQGILYSDEERGVKKVLNAAALTYVAATLMAVFELVKFVMIFFQGQEEE; from the coding sequence ATGCTTTTCCATCCTATGGATATTTTTATTTTTATTGCATTAGGCATCTCGATTTGGGCTCAATTTAGAGTAAAAGGTAATTTTAATAAATGGGCTGAAGTATCGACTAAAACAAGAATGTCAGGTGCAGAAGTGGCACGTAAAATTTTAGATGATAATGGATTACAGGCTGTTTCGATAGAAGTTGTGCCTGGAAAGCTATCTGATCATTATGATCCAATGAATCGAGTAATCAGATTATCAGAAGAAGTATATTATGGATGTTCTATTGCATCTGTTTCTGTAGCTTCTCACGAAGTAGGGCACGCTATTCAACATCAACAGTCATACAAGGCTCTTGTAGTAAGACATAAGATTTTTCCGCTAGCTAACTTAGCTTCAGGTATCGCTCCATTTATGTTTTTAGGAGGAATGCTTTTACAGCAGCTTTCGTTAATTGGAGTAGGAATTTTATTCTTCTCTGCTGCAGTAGCATTTCAATTGATTACATTGCCTGTCGAATTTGATGCGAGTAAAAGAGCGAGAAACTTAATGTTAAGTCAAGGTATTCTTTACAGTGATGAAGAACGTGGAGTAAAGAAAGTATTGAATGCAGCAGCTCTTACATATGTTGCTGCAACATTAATGGCTGTGTTTGAATTGGTTAAATTTGTAATGATTTTTTTCCAAGGTCAAGAAGAAGAATAA
- the gdhA gene encoding NADP-specific glutamate dehydrogenase gives MKVMETGEANQTRIVKDFVNRLFNSVQIQNPNEWEFQQAVKEVLDSLIPVLEKNPLYINQAVLERMIEPERMITFRVPWVDDKGNIKVNRGYRVQFSSAIGPYKGGLRFHPSVNASIIKFLGFEQIFKNSLTGQPIGGGKGGSDFDPKGKSDLEIMRFCQSFMTELSRHIGPNIDVPAGDIGVGAKEIGYMFGQYKKLKGAYEAGVLTGKGIGYGGSLGRKEATGYGTVYFVEEMLKDQGLGFKDSTVVVSGSGNVSIYAMEKAIQFGAKVVACSDSSGYIYDRNGINLDTVKQLKEVKNARISEYIKEHQDAIYQEGCSGIWAIPCDIALPCATQNELSQDSAKLLVANGVKAVGEGANMPSTQEAVNTFIAHNVLFAPAKAANAGGVAVSALEMAQNSSRLAWTQEEVDMKLQDIMKDIYSKSMKASKDYDAPGNLVVGANIAGFLKVADAMLDQGVI, from the coding sequence ATGAAAGTAATGGAAACAGGAGAAGCGAATCAAACAAGGATTGTAAAAGATTTTGTGAATCGTTTATTCAACAGTGTACAAATACAAAATCCAAACGAATGGGAGTTTCAACAGGCTGTTAAAGAAGTACTTGATTCTTTAATACCTGTTTTGGAGAAAAATCCACTATATATTAACCAAGCCGTACTAGAAAGAATGATTGAACCTGAGCGAATGATTACTTTTAGAGTTCCATGGGTGGATGATAAAGGGAACATAAAAGTAAATCGTGGATATCGCGTTCAATTCAGTAGTGCTATTGGGCCTTATAAAGGCGGACTAAGATTTCACCCTTCTGTTAATGCAAGCATTATAAAATTCCTCGGCTTTGAACAAATCTTCAAAAACTCATTAACAGGACAGCCAATTGGCGGTGGAAAAGGCGGTTCTGACTTTGATCCAAAAGGTAAATCTGATCTAGAGATTATGCGCTTTTGTCAGAGCTTTATGACAGAGCTTAGTAGACATATTGGTCCAAATATTGATGTTCCCGCTGGAGATATAGGAGTAGGAGCTAAAGAGATTGGTTATATGTTCGGACAGTATAAAAAATTAAAAGGAGCTTATGAAGCAGGTGTTCTAACTGGAAAAGGTATTGGTTATGGGGGAAGCTTAGGCCGAAAAGAAGCAACAGGATATGGGACGGTATATTTTGTAGAGGAAATGCTTAAAGATCAGGGATTAGGTTTTAAGGATAGTACAGTTGTTGTATCTGGTTCGGGAAATGTTTCAATTTACGCAATGGAAAAGGCAATACAGTTTGGCGCAAAAGTAGTAGCATGCAGTGATTCAAGCGGATATATTTACGATCGAAATGGAATTAATTTAGATACTGTTAAACAATTAAAAGAAGTAAAAAATGCAAGAATCTCTGAGTATATTAAAGAACATCAGGATGCTATATATCAAGAAGGATGTTCAGGTATTTGGGCAATTCCATGTGATATTGCATTACCATGTGCAACACAAAATGAGTTAAGTCAAGATTCAGCAAAATTATTAGTTGCAAATGGGGTTAAGGCCGTTGGCGAAGGTGCAAACATGCCTTCTACCCAAGAAGCTGTCAATACTTTTATCGCTCATAACGTTTTATTTGCTCCTGCTAAAGCAGCAAATGCAGGTGGGGTTGCAGTCTCTGCGCTAGAAATGGCACAAAATAGTTCGAGACTAGCTTGGACCCAAGAAGAAGTAGATATGAAATTACAAGACATCATGAAAGATATTTATAGCAAGAGTATGAAAGCCTCAAAAGATTATGATGCACCAGGAAATCTTGTTGTTGGTGCTAATATTGCAGGATTTTTAAAAGTTGCTGATGCAATGCTTGACCAAGGTGTTATATAA
- a CDS encoding hemolysin family protein, with product MDNITVNFILVAILIGLTAFFVATEFAIVKVRTSRIDQLVAEGKRGAIAAKKVTTHLDEYLSACQLGITVTAMGLGWLGEPTIERVLHPLFEALHLNEATTTILSFGIAFALMTYLHVVIGELAPKTVAIQKAELITLTLAKPIILFYRIMFPFIWLLNGSARVIVGLFGLKPASEHEMAHSEEELRLLLSESYKSGEINKNELKYVNNIFEFDERIAKEIMVPRTEMVTLSINDSLNETIETLKVEKFTRYPIVDGDKDNIVGVINIKEVLTSTLWEDNEKTNLSDFINPVIQVIETIPIHELMIKMQKERMHMAILIDEYGGTSGLVTIEDIVEEIVGEIRDEFDEEEIPEVRKIADDHYILNSKVLISDVNNLLNLNLEYDEVDTIGGWFLTQNFEAEKGTEIQFEGYTFKIREVEGHHISFVDVFKS from the coding sequence TTGGATAATATTACTGTTAATTTTATACTTGTTGCTATTTTAATTGGACTTACAGCATTCTTCGTAGCAACAGAATTCGCAATTGTTAAAGTCAGGACATCGAGAATTGATCAGCTTGTTGCTGAAGGGAAAAGGGGAGCTATTGCAGCTAAGAAAGTTACGACTCACCTTGATGAATACCTTTCAGCCTGTCAGCTAGGAATTACTGTTACGGCAATGGGGCTAGGTTGGTTAGGAGAACCAACTATTGAACGTGTATTGCATCCTTTATTTGAAGCATTACATCTTAATGAAGCTACAACCACAATTCTATCTTTTGGTATTGCTTTTGCTCTTATGACCTATCTCCACGTTGTTATTGGAGAACTAGCACCTAAGACAGTCGCAATTCAAAAAGCCGAGTTGATTACGTTAACTCTTGCAAAACCAATTATCTTGTTCTACCGCATCATGTTCCCATTTATTTGGTTACTAAATGGATCAGCACGAGTGATTGTTGGATTGTTTGGTTTAAAACCAGCTTCTGAACATGAAATGGCTCACTCTGAAGAAGAACTGCGCTTATTGCTTTCAGAAAGCTATAAAAGTGGCGAAATTAATAAAAATGAATTGAAATATGTAAATAATATTTTTGAATTTGATGAGAGAATTGCTAAAGAAATTATGGTTCCTAGAACAGAGATGGTTACATTATCGATTAATGATTCTCTCAATGAGACAATTGAGACTTTAAAAGTAGAAAAATTCACTCGTTATCCGATTGTAGATGGAGATAAAGACAATATTGTAGGGGTTATTAACATTAAAGAAGTATTAACGTCTACACTATGGGAAGATAATGAAAAAACAAATCTTAGCGACTTCATTAATCCCGTTATTCAAGTTATTGAGACAATTCCTATTCATGAATTAATGATTAAGATGCAGAAAGAACGTATGCATATGGCTATCCTTATTGATGAATATGGCGGGACTTCGGGGTTAGTAACAATTGAAGATATTGTCGAAGAAATCGTTGGGGAAATTAGAGATGAATTTGATGAAGAAGAAATACCTGAAGTACGAAAAATAGCAGATGATCACTATATCTTGAATTCTAAGGTTCTAATTAGTGATGTCAACAATTTACTGAATCTAAACTTAGAATACGACGAAGTTGATACAATTGGAGGATGGTTCCTTACACAAAACTTTGAAGCTGAAAAGGGTACCGAAATTCAATTCGAAGGATATACGTTTAAAATCCGAGAGGTTGAAGGTCACCATATCTCTTTTGTAGATGTATTTAAAAGCTAA
- a CDS encoding MerR family transcriptional regulator produces MLKKSLNHMIDIKPSRVSLGGVSIGAEKLKIGELAKLTGLTKRTIDYYTNIGLLEAERSTSNYRFYDRSCIEKIEYIEKCKKRNQSLEEIKKSLQEKEAEEIDILELRLKMKGLEKELNQVLDQKGDKDAQDLLKKGLSKESFSLIQSLLLLLH; encoded by the coding sequence TTGTTAAAGAAAAGTTTAAATCATATGATAGATATCAAACCATCACGTGTTAGTTTAGGGGGTGTCTCAATTGGGGCTGAGAAACTAAAAATCGGTGAACTTGCTAAGTTAACAGGGCTCACAAAGAGAACCATTGATTATTATACAAATATTGGTTTGTTAGAAGCAGAACGTTCTACTTCTAATTATCGTTTCTATGATCGCTCATGTATTGAGAAAATCGAATACATTGAAAAATGTAAAAAGAGAAATCAGTCTTTAGAGGAGATAAAAAAATCTCTTCAAGAGAAAGAAGCAGAGGAAATCGATATATTAGAACTGAGATTGAAAATGAAAGGTTTAGAAAAAGAACTAAATCAAGTGTTAGATCAAAAAGGTGATAAAGATGCTCAAGACTTGTTAAAAAAAGGGTTATCTAAAGAAAGTTTTTCTTTAATTCAATCACTCTTGTTATTGCTACATTAA